One genomic segment of Acidobacteriota bacterium includes these proteins:
- a CDS encoding SpoIIE family protein phosphatase — protein MASRHAERLARQFLATMPPGSQAALYAGIFCCFAPLGLLQGAMTLRVGPWWTVAATTLISGTLAIGYAWTIINRPKWFAVPLAAHLGVVLLVRPFFPELGGRTALDLVQVEALATRTTWLAVLTVFCLMGAYVSFFTLIRREGLRFSTVHAELRLAREIHASLVPPVEGERGRLAWRGASRPSGDVGGDLVDVVEHPGGWTACVADVSGHGVASGVLMGMFKTAFRAFLDRSADLGDLLTQVNRTLCPLRQPHMFVTVACVRLASPGQVEYVLAGHPPMLHVASRTGAGATWVGAPQMALALFDDARYAPERLPVSPGDVLVLVTDGLIEVLDRQDRELGLEGLRRAVESAARSGTLADIERAISDTCSGHGAQVDDQTWLIVRFGDDTGADADTPRVGQPARTVAPARALNS, from the coding sequence ATGGCCAGCCGTCACGCCGAACGCCTCGCCCGTCAGTTCCTGGCCACGATGCCGCCCGGCTCGCAGGCGGCCCTCTACGCAGGCATCTTCTGCTGTTTCGCGCCACTCGGCCTCCTGCAGGGTGCGATGACCCTGCGGGTGGGTCCGTGGTGGACCGTCGCCGCCACCACGCTCATCTCGGGGACGCTGGCCATCGGGTACGCGTGGACGATCATCAACCGCCCGAAGTGGTTCGCGGTCCCCCTCGCCGCGCACCTCGGCGTTGTGCTGCTGGTCCGCCCGTTCTTCCCCGAACTGGGCGGGCGAACCGCGCTCGACCTGGTGCAGGTCGAGGCCCTCGCGACCAGGACGACGTGGCTCGCGGTGTTGACGGTCTTCTGCCTGATGGGCGCCTACGTGTCGTTCTTCACCCTGATCCGCCGCGAGGGCCTGCGCTTCTCGACCGTGCACGCCGAACTCCGCCTGGCTCGGGAGATACACGCCAGCCTCGTCCCTCCCGTCGAGGGCGAACGTGGTCGACTGGCCTGGCGCGGAGCATCCAGGCCGAGTGGTGACGTCGGGGGCGACCTGGTCGACGTCGTCGAGCACCCCGGGGGGTGGACCGCGTGCGTCGCCGACGTCAGCGGACACGGCGTCGCCTCAGGCGTGCTCATGGGCATGTTCAAGACGGCGTTTCGTGCCTTCCTGGATCGGTCGGCCGATCTCGGCGACCTCCTCACGCAGGTGAACCGGACGCTCTGTCCCCTGCGACAGCCGCACATGTTCGTGACCGTGGCGTGCGTGCGCCTCGCGTCGCCCGGTCAGGTCGAGTACGTGCTCGCCGGCCATCCGCCGATGCTCCACGTCGCGTCGCGCACGGGGGCCGGGGCGACGTGGGTCGGCGCGCCCCAGATGGCCCTCGCCCTGTTCGACGACGCCAGGTACGCCCCCGAACGGCTGCCGGTCTCTCCGGGCGACGTGCTCGTGCTCGTGACCGACGGGTTGATCGAGGTGCTGGATCGGCAGGACCGGGAACTCGGCCTGGAGGGGCTGCGACGCGCGGTCGAGTCGGCCGCCCGTTCGGGCACGCTCGCCGACATCGAGCGCGCCATCTCCGACACATGCAGCGGCCACGGGGCGCAGGTGGACGACCAGACGTGGCTGATCGTGAGGTTCGGAGACGACACGGGAGCCGATGCCGACACGCCGCGCGTTGGTCAGCCAGCGCGGACCGTGGCACCGGCGCGCGCGTTGAACTCCTGA
- a CDS encoding pyridoxal-5'-phosphate-dependent protein subunit beta: protein MQRLGLEAHVVDQQVYDNTVRRFADARIVLPTFAELAEPATIPPAVRAALAGVDPDAPDPRNLYRVHWGNAADRRGLVDVPDHLVLPTSLTGVRAPIVLAIGQRFPMIHAHKVLAAYACLAPRLITGQFDPTAHKAVWPSTGNYCRGGVAISRIMGCRGVAVLPEGMSAERFEWLTRWVVGPGDIIRTAGTESNVKEIYDACAVLARDPENVIFNQFCEFGNYLAHYACTGAALARVFAHLQDMRPGLRAAAFVSATGSAGTLAAGDYLKERLGARIAAVEALECPTLLYNGFGEHNIQGIGDKHVPLVHNVMNTDLVVGVSDRATDRLGVLFNTTAGRRYLLERKRVPAAVVDGLPLLGLSSICNLLAAIKLAKFYDLGPDDVVLSVATDGAELYRSEEAKATAKFFMGGFDTPAAAEVFGEHLLGAATDHVLELTERDRHRVFNLGYYTWVEQQGVSVEEFTARRDQRFWRGLRNLLPVWDAMIQEFNARAGATVRAG, encoded by the coding sequence ATGCAGCGGCTCGGTCTGGAAGCCCACGTCGTCGACCAGCAGGTCTACGACAACACCGTCCGCCGGTTCGCGGACGCGCGCATTGTCCTGCCGACGTTCGCGGAGTTGGCCGAGCCGGCGACGATCCCGCCCGCGGTACGGGCGGCACTGGCCGGCGTCGATCCCGATGCGCCGGACCCGCGGAACCTGTACCGCGTGCACTGGGGCAACGCGGCCGACCGGCGCGGGTTGGTCGACGTGCCCGACCATCTGGTGCTGCCCACCTCACTGACCGGCGTGCGAGCGCCCATCGTGCTCGCCATCGGGCAGCGGTTTCCGATGATTCACGCCCACAAGGTGCTGGCCGCGTACGCCTGTCTCGCCCCGCGGCTCATCACCGGGCAGTTCGACCCGACCGCCCACAAGGCCGTCTGGCCGTCGACTGGCAACTACTGCCGCGGCGGCGTCGCGATTTCTCGGATCATGGGATGCCGAGGGGTGGCGGTGCTCCCGGAGGGGATGAGCGCCGAGCGGTTCGAGTGGCTGACGCGGTGGGTCGTCGGCCCCGGCGACATCATCCGCACGGCGGGCACCGAGAGCAACGTGAAGGAGATCTACGACGCCTGCGCCGTGCTCGCGCGCGATCCGGAGAACGTGATCTTCAATCAGTTCTGCGAATTCGGCAACTACCTCGCGCACTACGCGTGCACGGGCGCCGCCCTGGCGCGCGTTTTCGCGCACCTGCAGGACATGCGCCCGGGGCTGCGGGCGGCGGCCTTCGTCTCGGCGACCGGCTCGGCCGGCACCCTCGCGGCCGGCGACTACCTCAAGGAGCGCCTCGGCGCCCGCATCGCGGCGGTCGAGGCCCTCGAGTGCCCGACGCTGCTCTACAACGGCTTCGGCGAGCACAACATCCAGGGCATCGGCGACAAGCACGTGCCGCTCGTGCACAACGTCATGAACACCGACCTCGTCGTCGGCGTGTCCGACCGGGCGACCGATCGTCTCGGCGTGCTGTTCAACACCACCGCCGGACGCCGGTACCTTCTCGAACGCAAGCGCGTCCCCGCGGCCGTCGTCGACGGGCTGCCGCTGCTCGGGTTGTCGAGCATCTGCAACCTGCTCGCGGCGATCAAGCTCGCCAAGTTCTACGACCTGGGGCCAGACGACGTCGTGCTCTCCGTGGCCACCGACGGCGCCGAGCTGTACAGGAGCGAGGAGGCCAAGGCGACGGCGAAGTTCTTCATGGGCGGATTCGACACGCCGGCGGCCGCCGAGGTGTTCGGCGAACACCTGCTCGGCGCGGCCACCGACCACGTGCTCGAGCTCACCGAGCGCGATCGGCATCGCGTCTTCAATCTCGGCTACTACACGTGGGTGGAGCAGCAGGGTGTCTCGGTCGAGGAGTTCACCGCCAGGCGGGACCAGCGGTTCTGGCGCGGCCTGCGCAACCTGCTGCCGGTCTGGGACGCGATGATTCAGGAGTTCAACGCGCGCGCCGGTGCCACGGTCCGCGCTGGCTGA
- the xdh gene encoding selenium-dependent xanthine dehydrogenase: MELAFTLNGHPQRLAVRDDATLLEVLREQCGITSVKDGCAPQGQCGCCLALIDGQPKVSCAVPATRAQGAEILTLEGVSEAERDLTARAFAATAGIQCGFCIPGIALRAKWLLDRTPRPTRGEIARAIDVHLCRCTGYTKILDAIDLLARARLGEADPTPTLDGGVGASLVRYEAADLTLGLRPYVADLVRPGLLHGAVVLSSHARARLVAIDPTGAAAMPGVVCVATAADVPGQRWYGLLYDDWPGLVAVGEEVRCVGDVVAVVAAEDPHTAREAAARVRVEYERLAAVLDPESALAPGAPRVNPAHDNLLSRSVIRRGDVDAALASSAHVVSGTWRTQRIEHLYLEPESALAEPLPGGGLRLYTQGQGIFDDRRQVAAFLGLSEEQVQVELVPNGGAFGGKEDMSVQAHAALLAHLTGRPVRVTLSREESIRLHPKRHPIAMTYTVGCDADGRLTAVRARMVGDSGAYASVGGKVLERAAGHACGPYEVPHVDIEARAVYTNNPPCGAMRGFGANQAHFAIEGCVDLLARATGLDPWEIRWRNALDVGGTFCTGQVLDKSVGLKQTLLAVREAYDAARAAGRAVGIACGIKNSGIGNGVSEWGKARLVVEPDGTVSLYNGYTEMGQGLLTVLTQFAVEVTGLPARLFAPKVDSTFQLGCGQTTGSRATLFGGRAVIGAARKLRADLDAGLTLDALAGRVYAADEVIDDTTALGAVVPRIKTHTSFGFATQVVVLDEAGRVERVIAAHDVGRAVNPALCEGQIEGSIHMGLGYALTEELPCDEGMPVTFKLRDLGVLRARDMPEVEVILVEAPEPEGPYGAKGVGEIGLVPTAPAVAGALEAYDGVRRYTLPMKDSPAARAMSVGRIRPRKPASPSPAPARPAGPSDASGTGTT; encoded by the coding sequence ATGGAACTCGCCTTCACCCTCAACGGCCATCCGCAGCGCCTGGCCGTCCGCGACGATGCCACGCTGCTCGAGGTGTTGCGCGAGCAGTGCGGTATCACGTCGGTGAAGGACGGGTGTGCCCCGCAGGGGCAGTGCGGCTGCTGCCTCGCGCTCATTGACGGCCAGCCCAAGGTGAGCTGCGCCGTGCCGGCGACGCGGGCGCAAGGCGCCGAGATCCTGACACTCGAAGGGGTGAGCGAGGCCGAGCGCGACCTGACGGCCCGAGCGTTTGCCGCAACCGCGGGCATCCAGTGCGGCTTCTGCATCCCGGGCATCGCGCTTCGGGCGAAGTGGCTCCTCGACCGCACGCCGCGGCCCACGCGCGGAGAGATCGCCAGGGCCATCGATGTCCACCTGTGCCGGTGCACGGGCTACACGAAGATCCTCGACGCCATCGACCTGCTGGCCCGCGCGCGCCTGGGAGAAGCCGATCCGACGCCGACCCTCGACGGGGGCGTCGGCGCGTCGCTCGTCCGGTACGAAGCGGCCGATCTGACGCTGGGCCTGCGGCCGTACGTGGCCGACCTCGTGCGGCCAGGTTTGCTTCACGGCGCCGTCGTCCTCTCGTCGCACGCGCGTGCGCGCCTCGTGGCGATCGACCCGACCGGCGCGGCGGCGATGCCCGGCGTGGTGTGCGTGGCGACCGCGGCCGACGTGCCCGGCCAGCGCTGGTACGGCCTGCTCTACGACGACTGGCCCGGCCTCGTGGCCGTCGGAGAGGAAGTGCGGTGCGTCGGCGACGTCGTGGCGGTCGTCGCGGCCGAGGACCCGCACACGGCCCGGGAGGCCGCCGCGCGCGTCCGCGTGGAGTACGAGCGGCTTGCCGCCGTGCTCGATCCCGAGTCGGCGCTGGCGCCCGGCGCGCCGCGCGTGAACCCCGCGCACGACAATCTCCTGTCACGCTCGGTCATCCGGCGGGGCGACGTCGATGCCGCGCTCGCCTCGAGCGCGCACGTCGTGTCGGGCACCTGGCGGACGCAGCGCATCGAGCACCTGTACCTCGAGCCCGAGTCGGCGCTCGCCGAGCCCCTCCCCGGTGGCGGGCTGCGGCTCTACACGCAGGGGCAGGGCATCTTCGACGACCGCCGGCAGGTGGCGGCCTTCCTGGGCCTGTCCGAGGAGCAGGTGCAGGTGGAGCTCGTGCCGAACGGCGGGGCGTTCGGCGGCAAGGAGGACATGTCGGTGCAGGCGCACGCGGCGCTGCTCGCGCACCTCACCGGGCGCCCTGTGCGCGTGACGTTGTCGCGCGAGGAGTCGATCCGCCTCCATCCGAAGCGCCATCCGATCGCGATGACCTACACCGTGGGCTGCGATGCCGACGGGCGACTCACCGCGGTCAGGGCGCGGATGGTCGGCGACAGCGGCGCGTATGCCTCGGTCGGAGGTAAGGTGCTCGAACGCGCCGCCGGGCACGCCTGCGGCCCCTACGAGGTGCCACACGTCGACATCGAGGCGCGCGCCGTCTACACGAACAACCCGCCGTGCGGGGCGATGCGCGGCTTCGGGGCGAACCAGGCGCATTTCGCCATCGAGGGCTGCGTCGACCTCCTCGCCCGCGCGACCGGGCTCGACCCGTGGGAGATCCGCTGGCGCAATGCCCTCGACGTCGGCGGTACGTTCTGCACGGGGCAGGTCCTCGACAAGTCGGTCGGTCTCAAACAGACCCTGCTCGCGGTGCGCGAGGCCTACGACGCCGCGCGTGCCGCCGGGCGTGCGGTCGGCATCGCCTGCGGCATCAAGAACAGCGGCATCGGCAACGGCGTCTCCGAGTGGGGCAAGGCCCGGCTCGTCGTCGAGCCGGATGGCACGGTCTCGCTCTACAACGGGTACACGGAGATGGGGCAGGGCCTGCTCACGGTGCTCACACAGTTCGCGGTCGAGGTGACGGGCCTGCCGGCGCGCCTGTTCGCCCCGAAGGTCGACTCGACGTTCCAGCTCGGGTGCGGCCAGACCACGGGCTCGCGCGCGACACTGTTCGGCGGACGGGCCGTGATCGGCGCGGCGCGGAAGCTGCGCGCGGATCTCGACGCGGGCCTGACGCTCGACGCGCTCGCGGGCCGCGTGTACGCCGCCGACGAGGTCATCGACGACACGACGGCGCTCGGCGCCGTCGTGCCGCGCATCAAGACGCATACCTCGTTCGGCTTCGCGACGCAGGTCGTCGTGCTCGACGAGGCGGGCCGGGTCGAGCGCGTCATTGCCGCGCACGACGTCGGCCGGGCCGTGAACCCCGCGCTGTGCGAGGGACAGATCGAGGGCTCGATTCACATGGGCCTCGGCTACGCGCTCACCGAAGAGCTGCCGTGCGACGAGGGCATGCCGGTGACCTTCAAGCTGCGCGACCTCGGCGTGCTGCGCGCGCGCGACATGCCCGAGGTCGAGGTCATCCTGGTCGAGGCGCCGGAACCCGAGGGACCCTACGGGGCGAAGGGCGTGGGCGAGATCGGCCTCGTCCCGACGGCGCCGGCCGTCGCCGGTGCGCTCGAGGCGTACGACGGCGTGCGGCGCTACACGCTGCCCATGAAGGACTCACCAGCCGCCCGGGCCATGAGCGTGGGCCGTATCAGGCCTCGGAAGCCGGCCTCGCCGTCGCCGGCGCCGGCGCGGCCCGCCGGCCCCTCGGACGCGTCGGGGACCGGGACGACCTGA
- a CDS encoding amidohydrolase family protein, whose product MPPHATPVVPGLVNAHTHIYSGLAPFGIPRPDPPPATFLEILERLWWRLDRALDEASLRASARYYVAESLLAGTAILIDHHESPSFIEGSLDVIADACQALGMRAVLCYGATERNGGRDEARRGLAECRRFIETNHRPLVRGVVGLHASFTVSDDTIHEAGRLCRDLGAVMHVHVAEDDADVDDARRRGYAGPFERLLALEALPAGSLLAHGVHLTRDQVARARDAGCWFVQNPRSNRVNAVGYAASLSASDRVALGTDGFPSNLVDEVEALDALAREHDDDLERVRRRPIGSVAVAAQFFPELLVPEEDVDAVGWVRAQQTACRRRLEVDGRLVVVDGRLVTADLEAIRAEARDEAERLWARMRAL is encoded by the coding sequence ATGCCCCCCCACGCGACGCCGGTCGTGCCCGGTCTCGTCAACGCCCACACGCACATCTACAGCGGCCTCGCGCCGTTCGGGATCCCGCGGCCCGACCCGCCGCCGGCGACCTTCCTCGAGATCCTGGAGCGCCTGTGGTGGCGGCTCGATCGGGCGCTCGACGAGGCCTCACTTCGGGCCTCGGCGCGCTACTACGTCGCGGAGTCGCTGCTCGCGGGCACGGCCATCCTCATCGATCACCACGAGTCGCCGTCGTTCATCGAGGGCTCGCTCGACGTGATCGCCGATGCCTGTCAGGCGCTGGGCATGCGCGCGGTGCTCTGCTACGGCGCAACGGAGCGCAACGGCGGCCGGGACGAGGCCCGCCGCGGCCTCGCCGAATGCCGCCGCTTCATCGAGACGAACCATCGCCCGCTCGTTCGCGGCGTGGTCGGCCTGCACGCGTCGTTCACGGTCTCCGACGACACCATCCACGAGGCGGGGCGGCTGTGCCGCGATCTCGGCGCCGTGATGCACGTGCACGTCGCCGAAGACGACGCCGATGTCGATGACGCGCGGCGGCGCGGCTACGCGGGGCCCTTCGAGCGCCTGCTCGCGCTCGAGGCGCTGCCCGCCGGATCCCTCCTCGCGCACGGCGTGCACCTCACGCGCGACCAGGTCGCGCGCGCACGCGACGCCGGCTGCTGGTTCGTGCAGAACCCCAGGTCGAATCGCGTCAACGCCGTCGGATACGCGGCGTCGCTCTCCGCGTCCGATCGCGTGGCGCTCGGAACCGACGGGTTCCCGTCGAACCTGGTCGACGAAGTCGAGGCCCTCGACGCGCTCGCGCGTGAGCACGACGACGACCTCGAACGGGTGCGCCGGAGGCCGATCGGGTCGGTCGCCGTCGCGGCGCAGTTCTTCCCGGAGTTGCTCGTACCCGAGGAGGACGTGGATGCCGTCGGCTGGGTGCGGGCGCAACAGACGGCGTGCCGGCGCCGCCTCGAGGTCGACGGCCGGCTCGTCGTCGTCGACGGCCGCCTGGTGACGGCCGACCTCGAGGCGATTCGCGCGGAGGCACGCGACGAGGCTGAGCGGCTCTGGGCCCGCATGCGCGCCCTGTGA